The Numida meleagris isolate 19003 breed g44 Domestic line unplaced genomic scaffold, NumMel1.0 unplaced_Scaffold821, whole genome shotgun sequence genome contains the following window.
aggaggagatggaggaggaggaggaggatgaaggcCACGCGCTGTCCCCCCTGGAGCTCCTCTCCCGACGCCGCGACCCCGATGTCCCCGAATCCCTCCTGGAGATTGTCCCCGAGCTGCGTGACCTCCTGTCCCCGTCCTCGTCACCGTCACCGCCGTCGTCACCCGCTGGGggtccccagctgcccctcctgGCGGGCGCTGTCCCCTGCGTCGCCCCCCGGGACCCCTAAATTGGGGGGTGGTCACCGGTCCGGTGTCACCGCTGTCACCCTGATGC
Protein-coding sequences here:
- the LOC110392035 gene encoding selenoprotein V-like isoform X2; the protein is MGAPRTVGVLLVLLALLRPHGIGVTARTLPVPVTVPVPTTAPVPVTVPSPVPDIVPTATAVPTAATVPDPVEEVEEEMEEEEEDEGHALSPLELLSRRRDPDVPESLLEIVPELRDLLSPSSSPSPPSSPAGGPQLPLLAGAVPCVAPRDP